GCCAGTTTGGTGAAATAGGCGCGCAGCGACGAGGGTCCGTCGCCGATGAGCACGTCGATCCCGGTCGGCAGCTCGCCTTTCTCCAGTTTCACGCGGCTGCCCAGCTGCGGCACCAGCAGCACCAGTCCGCTGACCGGCACCTGCTCGCGTCCGGGCGCGGCCCGCAACTGCCCGGCCAGCTCGACGGTCTGGCGCCGCACCCGCTCGAGCGGGTCGGCGTCCCCGTCGATGGGCGCGGGTTTGCCGTCTACTGTCCACGGCTGTCCCTGCGCGCAGGTGAGGGTGCCGGTGACCCGTTCGGTGAAGCCGTGCACGCCCACCACCACGCAGGTCTGCGGCGTCCACACCACCACGTCGGCGTCCTGGCACTGCACGACCGCGATTCCGGGCACCGCGTGCGGGCCGCTCCAGGATTTGAGCCAGTTCACCACGGTGCGTTCGGTGCTCGACAGCCGCGACGGGTCGTCGTTACGGACCTTCACCAACATCCCAGACCACCTCTGACCGATGCCTCTACCTGCCGGCCGCCCGAACCCGTCGCCGCGACCACCTTACGGGGTCGCGACGTCCTCGCGTGGCCGAAAATGTTCGGTCAGAACGAATCGTCTTGCGCGGCAGCATGATCATTCTGCACGGTGGGGGCGACAGCTGGGCTGCGAGGGGCTTTTCCGAAACTCCTTCTCGTGACGGCCCCGCGCGGCCCCCTGGGCCACCGGCCGGAGATCAGCTGCCGGAACGGGTTCAGCGGCTGATGAATCCGACATACCCGTCAGGCCGGATGAGTACGCGGGTGTTCTCGCTCGCCTGGTAGGCGCGCCGCGCATGGCCGGCGGAATCGGCGAATTCGCCCATACCGGGTCCGGTTGCCGCGGTGCCGATGCGAACCACCTTGGTAGCGGCGGCGTTCGACGCGACCGGGTCGCGGTCGTCGGGGCCGAACAGCAGCAGGGTGGCGCGCGGGCCGGCGCAGAGCTCGAACAAGCGCACGGTTTTGCCGTTCGCGTCCTCGAGGGGCGCGTCGGGGGCGCGATCGCCGACCTGGACGCCGTCGCCCGGTTCGGTCCGGTAGCTGATGTCGAGCTGGTGGGTGCCCTCGCGGTCCATGGCGTCCGGATCGCCCTTGACCGTCCGGTCCAGCAGTTCGCTGCTGAGTCCCAGCACCCGGGCGGCGGTGGTGCGGCGTTCGGTCTCGTAGGTGTCCAGCAGCGCCTCGCTGTCCGCGCCCGGATCGCGCAGCGCGACTTCCAGTTTCCAGCCCAGGTTGTAGGCGTCCTGTACCCCGGTGTTGAGGCCCTGCCCGCCGGTCGGCGGATGCACGTGCGCGGCGTCCCCGGCCAGGAACACCCGGCCCACCCGATACCGCTGCGCCAGGCGCACATTCGGCCGCCACACCGTCGACCAGGTCAGCTCCGAGAGCACGATGTCGTCGCGGCGGGAGCGGCGGGTGACGTAGTCCTGCAAGACCGCCAGGTCGGTGCCGGAGTCGGCGTCCAGACCGGTCATGAACTGGAATGTGCGCCCGCCCGGCAACGGCATCAGCGCGATGCCGTCCATCGGCGCGGACGACTCGGCGAACCAGTAGCCGACCGCGTGATCCAGTGCGTCGGCGCGGACATCGCCGAGCAGCATGCGGATCGACTCGTC
This sequence is a window from Nocardia yunnanensis. Protein-coding genes within it:
- a CDS encoding FAD-dependent monooxygenase; this encodes MKTQVLVAGAGPTGLTLAIDLARRGLGVRIVEQATEFFTGSRGDGIQPRTLEVFEDLGVLDAVLAQGMPQAPLLIHVDGQFVTERRMSQWREPTAAVPHPNPWVLAQADTERVLRERLAEFGVRVELGTALVGFDGDADGVTAILEHAGVRERVRVEYLVGADGGRSTVRKALGIAFEGSTDESIRMLLGDVRADALDHAVGYWFAESSAPMDGIALMPLPGGRTFQFMTGLDADSGTDLAVLQDYVTRRSRRDDIVLSELTWSTVWRPNVRLAQRYRVGRVFLAGDAAHVHPPTGGQGLNTGVQDAYNLGWKLEVALRDPGADSEALLDTYETERRTTAARVLGLSSELLDRTVKGDPDAMDREGTHQLDISYRTEPGDGVQVGDRAPDAPLEDANGKTVRLFELCAGPRATLLLFGPDDRDPVASNAAATKVVRIGTAATGPGMGEFADSAGHARRAYQASENTRVLIRPDGYVGFISR